A stretch of Prunus dulcis chromosome 6, ALMONDv2, whole genome shotgun sequence DNA encodes these proteins:
- the LOC117633170 gene encoding putative pentatricopeptide repeat-containing protein At3g16710, mitochondrial codes for MLVKLQPLTLSKRIPFWVCSGACISSASCAKTVECFPGKNQDPPNSSDFEQNIQSLRNKLVPDNLIRVLDNTDDLSSAVKVFKWASLQRRFNHTADTYYRIILKLGLAGKVEEMEGFCQNMVKDKCPGVEEALLALVDMFVKHCRQSEAIRVLVNMKAGGYRPSIETFNAVLGALVEDKRDFQDVLFVYKEMVTAGILPTIETLNYLLEALLETDHIESALGQYRRMKKKGCSPNCRTFEILIKAHIAKGRVDEAVIVLSEMLELGCQPDLSFYSTVIPLFCQNNRPEEGIRLFEMMRASNFMPDSLICGVLLQCLCKNLCLNDAIKVLEDMMETGLTPANDVFADIVNVFCKLGKIDDAMKFLEDKHILETSACNVLLEGCCSAGKFLMAKDLLVKMSESDVADCNSWNILIRWLCENSRIRVASEILGRMVVSSSLPDCAAYSALVIGNCKMSNYRNALDLFHHIRAKSWVLDPTSYSELVKGLCLVEMTHEATEVFCYMSSNRCSIQSSSFNMLIKGVCETGKVDEAIRLQQLAYYSGTSSTGSTYSAIMFGLSKLDKAKDLLVVLSKMLVEGCNLDLDAYCILIQSMSLQNRVKECILLFRMMVNEGLIPDSERLFNLLSCIANLSQLHVISDSIDKLASSSEALNSAIYNVLINGLWKEGYKREACQLLDIMLEKGWVPDAKTHGLLIGSAVSEEVDWNVLDYDNCTVQDTVSNILAEGLDVT; via the coding sequence ATGCTGGTAAAGCTCCAGCCTTTGACATTGTCCAAGAGAATCCCTTTCTGGGTCTGCTCAGGTGCATGCATTTCTTCAGCTTCATGTGCTAAAACCGTTGAATGTTTCCCGGGAAAGAATCAAGACCCACCAAATTCATCCGACTTTGAACAAAATATCCAGTCTTTGAGGAATAAGCTTGTTCCTGATAACTTAATCCGGGTTTTAGATAACACTGATGATTTGAGCTCAGCAGTGAAGGTATTCAAATGGGCTTCCCTCCAAAGACGGTTTAACCACACCGCAGATACGTATTATCGGATCATTTTGAAACTGGGTTTAGCTGGAAAGGTTGAGGAAATGGAAgggttttgtcaaaatatggTGAAAGATAAATGCCCAGGTGTTGAAGAGGCTCTTTTGGCATTGGTTGATATGTTTGTTAAACATTGTAGGCAAAGTGAGGCAATAAGGGTACTTGTGAATATGAAGGCAGGTGGCTATAGGCCATCAATTGAGACATTTAATGCTGTATTGGGCGCTCTTGTGGAGGATAAGAGAGATTTTCAAGATGTATTGTTTGTCTATAAGGAGATGGTGACGGCAGGGATCTTACCAACTAttgaaactttgaattatttgttAGAGGCATTGTTGGAGACCGACCACATTGAGTCTGCTTTGGGTCAGTATAggagaatgaagaagaaagggtGTAGCCCTAATTGTAGGACCTTTGAGATACTCATAAAGGCTCATATTGCAAAAGGTAGAGTGGATGAAGCTGTTATTGTTTTAAGTGAAATGCTTGAACTTGGTTGTCAGCCTGATTTGAGTTTTTATTCCACCGTAATACCTTTGTTTTGTCAGAATAATAGACCCGAGGAGGGAATCAGATTGTTCGAAATGATGAGAGCTTCCAATTTTATGCCGGATTCATTGATTTGTGGGGTTCTGTTACAGTGTTTATGCAAGAACCTTTGTTTAAATGATGCGATAAAGGTTCTAGAAGATATGATGGAAACTGGATTGACACCAGCTAATGATGTGTTTGCGGACATAGTAAATGTGTTCTGTAAATTAGGGAAGATAGATGATGCTATGAAGTTCTTGGAAGATAAGCATATCCTAGAAACTTCTGCCTGCAATGTATTGCTTGAAGGTTGCTGCAGTGCTGGTAAATTTCTTATGGCAAAAGACCTACTTGTGAAAATGTCTGAAAGTGATGTAGCTGATTGTAATTCGTGGAATATTCTTATCAGATGGCTTTGCGAGAATTCCAGGATTAGGGTAGCGTCTGAAATTCTAGGTAGAATGGTGGtgtcttcttctcttcctgACTGTGCCGCATACTCAGCTCTAGTTATTGGAAACTGCAAAATGAGCAACTACAGAAATGCTCTGGATTTATTTCATCACATCCGTGCCAAAAGCTGGGTTTTGGATCCTACATCTTACTCTGAGCTTGTCAAAGGCCTTTGCCTAGTGGAAATGACTCATGAGGCCACTGAAGTGTTCTGTTACATGTCTAGTAATAGGTGCTCTATCCAGTCTTCCTCGTTCAATATGTTGATCAAGGGTGTATGTGAGACAGGAAAGGTTGATGAAGCAATAAGGCTACAACAATTGGCCTATTATTCTGGTACTTCTTCTACCGGTTCAACTTACTCAGCTATTATGTTTGGATTGTCAAAATTAGACAAGGCAAAAGATCTGCTAGTAGTTCTCTCAAAAATGTTGGTGGAGGGTTGCAATCTTGATCTGGATGCGTATTGCATACTCATACAAAGCATGAGTCTGCAGAATCGAGTGAAAGAATGCATATTGCTTTTCCGTATGATGGTCAACGAGGGTCTTATACCTGATTCAGAGAGACTATTTAATCTACTGTCTTGTATAGCCAACCTTTCTCAGCTGCACGTGATTTCAGATTCAATTGATAAGCTTGCTTCTAGTAGCGAAGCTCTGAATTCAGCAATTTATAATGTACTGATTAACGGCCTCTGGAAAGAGGGTTATAAACGTGAGGCCTGTCAATTGTTGGATATAATGTTGGAAAAGGGTTGGGTCCCAGATGCTAAGACTCATGGATTGCTTATTGGTTCTGCTGTTAGCGAAGAAGTAGATTGGAACGTGTTGGACTATGATAATTGTACTGTCCAAGATACTGTTAGCAACATCCTTGCAGAGGGATTAGATGTGACATGA
- the LOC117632494 gene encoding nuclear envelope-associated protein 2-like isoform X1 yields the protein MLGRRQRDSQVGFAQQLFVQTGSMTQHLIFTINLTWLKRFGMMSISEKSLPCSPSSSSSSLSSMSVQEFDPLLKDLNEKKQSFRRNVVSLASELKEARNRLASQEQSFVKETLTRQEAQMKAKNLEEEIGRLQKRLEHRNEKLEASASTAEKYLMELDGLRSQLVTTRATADASAASAQSAHLQCSALLKELDEKNCSLKEQDDRVIRLGEQLDNLQKDLQAREFSQKQLKDEVLRIEHDIMQAVAKAGVNKDCELRKILDEVSPKNIEKINKLLVAKDEEIAKLRDEIRVMSAHWKLKTKEFESQLEKQRRADQELKKRVLKLEFCLQEARSQTRKLQRMGERRDKALKELRDQLQRGGGGASAAESQNFWESSGFKIVVSMSMLILVVFSKR from the exons ATGTTGGGAAGAAGACAAAGAGATTCCCAAGTGGGTTTTGCTCAGCAGCTCTTTGTTCAAACTGGGTCTATGACTCAGCACCTg ATCTTCACCATCAACCTCACTTGGCTAAAAAGATTTGGAATGATGTCAATTTCGGAGAAATCACTGCCCTGCTcgccttcttcctcctcctcgtcATTGTCATCGATGTCGGTCCAAGAGTTTGATCCATTGTTAAAAGATTTGAACGAGAAAAAGCAGAGCTTTCGGCGGAACGTGGTGTCATTAGCATCGGAGTTGAAGGAGGCTCGGAACCGCTTAGCTTCTCAAGAACAATCATTTGTAAAAGAAACACTTACAAGACAG GAAGCACAGATGAAGGCTAAAAACTTGGAAGAAGAGATTGGTAGATTGCAGAAGAGATTGGAACATAGAAATGAGAAGCTTGAGGCTTCAGCATCTACTGCTGAAAAG TACCTCATGGAATTGGATGGTCTGAGATCACAGCTTGTAACCACTCGGGCAACTGCAGATGCTAGTGCTGCATCAGCTCAGTCGGCACACCTTCAGTGTTCAGCACTTTTGAAGGAATTAGATGAAAAGAATTGCTCATTAAAAGAGCAAGATGATCGTGTAATTAGGCTAGGAGAGCAATTAGATAATCTGCAGAAGGACCTTCAGGCACGAGAGTTTTCCCAGAAGCAACTGAAAGATGAAGTTTTGAGAATTGAGCATGACATTATGCAAGCTGTTGCAAAAGCAGGGGTGAACAAGGACTGTGAGCTGAGGAAAATATTAGATGAGGTTTCGCCAAAGAATATTGAGAAGATTAATAAGCTTTTAGTTGCAAAGGATGAAGAAATAGCAAAATTGAGAGATGAAATCAGGGTAATGTCTGCTCATTGGAAGCTCAAAACTAAGGAGTTTGAATCACAG TTGGAGAAACAACGGCGAGCAGATCAGGAACTGAAAAAGAGGGTATTGAAATTAGAGTTTTGTCTCCAGGAAGCTCGTTCTCAAACACGAAAGCTTCAAAGG ATGGGTGAGCGAAGAGACAAGGCTTTGAAAGAGCTCAGGGATCAGTTACAGCGGGGTGGCGGTGGAGCTTCAGCTGCTGAAAGCCAAAATTTCTGGGAAAGCTCTGGTTTCAAAATCGTGGTGTCCATGTCCATGTTGATCTTGGTGGTGTTCTCAAAGCGATGA
- the LOC117632494 gene encoding nuclear envelope-associated protein 2-like isoform X2, producing the protein MMSISEKSLPCSPSSSSSSLSSMSVQEFDPLLKDLNEKKQSFRRNVVSLASELKEARNRLASQEQSFVKETLTRQEAQMKAKNLEEEIGRLQKRLEHRNEKLEASASTAEKYLMELDGLRSQLVTTRATADASAASAQSAHLQCSALLKELDEKNCSLKEQDDRVIRLGEQLDNLQKDLQAREFSQKQLKDEVLRIEHDIMQAVAKAGVNKDCELRKILDEVSPKNIEKINKLLVAKDEEIAKLRDEIRVMSAHWKLKTKEFESQLEKQRRADQELKKRVLKLEFCLQEARSQTRKLQRMGERRDKALKELRDQLQRGGGGASAAESQNFWESSGFKIVVSMSMLILVVFSKR; encoded by the exons ATGATGTCAATTTCGGAGAAATCACTGCCCTGCTcgccttcttcctcctcctcgtcATTGTCATCGATGTCGGTCCAAGAGTTTGATCCATTGTTAAAAGATTTGAACGAGAAAAAGCAGAGCTTTCGGCGGAACGTGGTGTCATTAGCATCGGAGTTGAAGGAGGCTCGGAACCGCTTAGCTTCTCAAGAACAATCATTTGTAAAAGAAACACTTACAAGACAG GAAGCACAGATGAAGGCTAAAAACTTGGAAGAAGAGATTGGTAGATTGCAGAAGAGATTGGAACATAGAAATGAGAAGCTTGAGGCTTCAGCATCTACTGCTGAAAAG TACCTCATGGAATTGGATGGTCTGAGATCACAGCTTGTAACCACTCGGGCAACTGCAGATGCTAGTGCTGCATCAGCTCAGTCGGCACACCTTCAGTGTTCAGCACTTTTGAAGGAATTAGATGAAAAGAATTGCTCATTAAAAGAGCAAGATGATCGTGTAATTAGGCTAGGAGAGCAATTAGATAATCTGCAGAAGGACCTTCAGGCACGAGAGTTTTCCCAGAAGCAACTGAAAGATGAAGTTTTGAGAATTGAGCATGACATTATGCAAGCTGTTGCAAAAGCAGGGGTGAACAAGGACTGTGAGCTGAGGAAAATATTAGATGAGGTTTCGCCAAAGAATATTGAGAAGATTAATAAGCTTTTAGTTGCAAAGGATGAAGAAATAGCAAAATTGAGAGATGAAATCAGGGTAATGTCTGCTCATTGGAAGCTCAAAACTAAGGAGTTTGAATCACAG TTGGAGAAACAACGGCGAGCAGATCAGGAACTGAAAAAGAGGGTATTGAAATTAGAGTTTTGTCTCCAGGAAGCTCGTTCTCAAACACGAAAGCTTCAAAGG ATGGGTGAGCGAAGAGACAAGGCTTTGAAAGAGCTCAGGGATCAGTTACAGCGGGGTGGCGGTGGAGCTTCAGCTGCTGAAAGCCAAAATTTCTGGGAAAGCTCTGGTTTCAAAATCGTGGTGTCCATGTCCATGTTGATCTTGGTGGTGTTCTCAAAGCGATGA
- the LOC117633110 gene encoding uncharacterized threonine-rich GPI-anchored glycoprotein PJ4664.02-like, whose amino-acid sequence MNHIKNPAWSLPRFPETLHIIMANAASKCLFLFFMSLLSSCSSGTLVGFSYHASGNTTTSSPSRTISFLKQNKILPSQIRVFVEDPRILSTVPNTDVAVDLYLNENMISSESSSISWLKTHVIPFLSQANIKSSIVISGSDYARKSSLPMLLSTLKYMHSAVLASLPSDRRIKVSVAFSLTSLENLRRGHERDLHRICTCINEVRSSVIVEANIDGELSMGDRFVQSVIERASLANSVLPCNDVPMVLTIKSPAAPSASEVAEFSVKILKALESNTQITGRLVGIYAEVASMDDFAQKELKREEEQIFPSSRRELLSSFHLKTTSHDTFDTPTVFPTTPISAPPLPTTPTPTIVTVPATNPVTVTPVNPAAPVEVPSPTPVTIPPTNPVSSPVTNPATTPITPITIPPTNPVTTSPPPPGGAPVTTPVTNPVSPPATTNNTPAVPGQSWCVAKSGVQQTALQAGLDYACGMGGADCSQIQQGGSCYNPNSLQNHASYAFNSYYQKNPVSTSCDFGGVATIVNANPSTGSCIYQSSSSSSTPTTPNPASTTPTPTSTIPPPTSTTPPSTSTTPPPAITSIPPPGEGVSGSGTPPSVLNSSNPASGSMPEFGSDSPPGFNTTTSTSASLRPSVGCVFLVTTLVTRKIVLTM is encoded by the exons ATGAATCACATTAAAAATCCAGCTTGGTCTCTGCCTAGATTCCCAGAAACACTTCACATAATCATGGCCAATGCAGCTTCTAAGTgcctcttcttgttcttcatgTCTCTTCTCTCTAGCTGTTCATCAG GAACTCTGGTGGGTTTCTCATATCATGCAAGTGGAAACACTACAACTTCATCACCTAGTAGAACCATATCGTTCTTGAAGCAAAACAAGATCCTCCCATCTCAGATTCGAGTCTTCGTTGAAGATCCTAGGATTTTAAGTACTGTGCCCAACACTGATGTTGCTGTTGATCTCTACTTGAATGAAAATATGATAAGTTCCGAATCTTCCTCAATCTCATGGCTGAAAACCCATGTAAttccctttctctcacaagCAAACATCAAAAGCAGCATAGTAATTAGTGGCAGTGACTATGCAAGAAAATCTAGTCTACCTATGCTTTTATCCACCCTGAAATACATGCACTCAGCAGTCCTTGCTAGTCTTCCTTCTGACAGAAGAATTAAGGTCTCAGTAGCATTTTCTTTGACATCTCTTGAGAATTTGAGAAGAGGACATGAAAGAGATCTGCATAGGATTTGTACTTGTATCAATGAAGTGAGATCTTCAGTCATTGTAGAAGCCAATATTGATGGAGAATTGAGTATGGGTGATAGGTTTGTTCAGTCAGTGATTGAGAGAGCCAGCCTTGCAAATTCTGTTCTTCCTTGTAATGATGTCCCCATGGTTTTGACAATCAAAAGTCCAGCAGCTCCCAGTGCATCTGAAGTAGCCGAATTCTCTGTTAAGATTTTGAAAGCTTTAGAAAGCAACACTCAGATTACAGGTAGGTTAGTTGGGATATATGCAGAAGTAGCTTCCATGGATGATTTTGCACAGAAAGAGCTCAAAAGGGAAGAGGAACagatttttccttcttctagGAGAGAACTCTTAAGCAGTTTCCATCTGAAAACAACTTCACATGACACATTTGACACACCAACAGTCTTCCCTACAACTCCCATATCAGCACCACCACTGCCTACCACCCCTACACCAACCATTGTCACTGTCCCTGCTACAAACCCGGTAACAGTAACTCCGGTCAATCCTGCCGCGCCAGTGGAAGTTCCCTCCCCCACACCCGTCACCATACCCCCCACAAATCCAGTGAGCTCACCAGTTACCAATCCAGCCACAACCCCCATCACACCCATCACCATACCCCCGACAAATCCTGTGACAACTTCCCCGCCACCACCTGGAGGCGCTCCAGTCACAACACCTGTCACAAACCCAGTCTCACCTCCTGCAACAACTAATAATACTCCTGCAGTTCCAGGACAGAGCTGGTGTGTGGCCAAGAGTGGAGTACAGCAAACAGCACTGCAGGCAGGATTGGACTATGCATGTGGAATGGGAGGCGCAGACTGTTCACAGATCCAACAGGGTGGAAGCTGTTACAATCCAAATTCTCTTCAAAATCATGCCTCATATGCATTCAACAGCTATTATCAGAAGAATCCAGTGTCAACTAGCTGTGACTTTGGAGGGGTTGCCACAATAGTTAATGCTAATCCAA GCACTGGTTCCTGCATTTAccaatcatcatcatcatcctcaacCCCAACAACTCCAAATCCAGCATCAACAACTCCAACACCCACATCAACAATTCCACCACCAACATCAACAACTCCACCATCAACTTCAACAACTCCACCACCAGCAATAACATCAATTCCACCACCTGGGGAAGGTGTATCAGG CTCCGGTACTCCACCTTCAGTGTTGAACTCGAGCAACCCGGCTTCAGGATCCATGCCAGAGTTTGGGAGTGACAGCCCTCCTGGTTTTAACACAACAACATCCACTTCAGCTAGTTTGCGACCGTCTGTTGGTTGCGTCTTTTTGGTAACAACCTTAGTTACTAGAAAAATTGTTCTTACCATGTAA
- the LOC117631910 gene encoding serine/threonine-protein kinase haspin homolog → MDFNAGGKVADQRQQCEAIYRRRKPNKPTQDVEPSKQSCSARYVGRVSLAPAAGALNRKTSWTRSLSTRGRTSVAVGVCFEYHPQHKEPKRKGKRKGKAALPKGKYKFEEEKAYFQEVDAFELLEESPSPKPTTWVAGNQTDTVALPKLCSPLDKWLFKKLNFTFEPSSTLSKILQTSTMRPIPSEPIGGNNLKSSSLKTPKNSSKVNSRLPSAQSRFELSLVDGNVLETVPDVGNDGCEDIVASVKKLSLASSSSDSEDLDPFRALLAVCGQSVPLKFRDVFSSYCDLDKITKIGEGTFGEAFKAGNYVCKIVPIDGNILVNGEVQKRSEELLEEVVLSRTLNYLRGHEGDFQNACTMFIETIDLRVCQGSYDAALISAWEDWDEDHGSENDHPKAFPDNQCYVVFVLEHGGKDLESFVLRNTDEAQSLLVQVTAALAVAEAAYEFEHRDLHWGNILLSRNDSVTMPFTLEGKQMFIQTFGLGMSIIDFTLSRINTGDDILFLDLSSDPELFKGPKGDKQSETYRKMKEVTEDCWEGSFPRTNALWLMYLVDVLLLKKSFERTSKDERDFRSLKKRLDKYQSAREALLDPSFSNLLVDGGI, encoded by the exons ATGGACTTCAACGCAG GAGGTAAAGTCGCCGATCAACGACAACAGTGTGAAGCGATttacagaagaagaaagccCAACAAACCCACTCAAGATGTAGAACCCTC AAAGCAGTCATGTTCGGCTCGTTATGTGGGAAGGGTGAGTTTAGCTCCTGCTGCTGGAGCTCTCAACAGGAAAACCAGTTGGACACGTTCCCTTTCTACAAG AGGGAGGACAAGTGTTGCTGTTGGTGTTTGCTTTGAGTATCATCCTCAACATAAGGAGcctaaaagaaaaggaaagagaaaaggaaaagctgCTCTTCCCAAA GGGAAGTACAAATTTGAAGAGGAGAAGGCTTACTTTCAAGAGGTTGATGCCTTTGAGTTGTTGGAGGAGAGCCCCTCTCCCAAACCTACTACATGGGTTGCGGGCAACCAAACTGATACTGTTGCATTACCCAAGTTGTGCTCTCCATTAGATAAATGGTTGTTCAAGAAGCTAAACTTCACTTTCGAGCCTTCCAGTACATTGTCTAAGATACTGCAGACTTCAACCATGCGGCCCATACCTTCAGAACCCATTGGTGGTAACAATTTGAAATCTTCAAGtttgaaaaccccaaaaaattcTAGTAAAGTCAATTCTCGTTTGCCTTCTGCGCAAAGCAGATTTGAATTGAGTTTGGTTGATGGAAATGTGCTTGAAACGGTGCCGGATGTGGGCAATGACGGTTGTGAAGATATAGTAGCTTCTGTAAAGAAACTCTCTCTGGCATCATCTTCATCAGATAGTGAAGATTTGGATCCATTTCGTGCTCTATTAGCAGTATGTGGACAGTCAGTTCCCTTAAAATTTAGGGatgttttttcttcctattG TGACCTAGACAAGATTACCAAAATCGGGGAAGGAACATTTGGAGAAGCTTTCAAGGCTGGCAACTATGTCTGCAAAATAGTCCCAATTGATGGTAACATACTAGTGAATGGGGAAGTGCAAAAG AGATCTGAAGAATTGCTAGAAGAGGTCGTACTTTCCCGCACTCTTAATTATTTAAGAGGACATGAGGGTGATTTTCAAAATGCTTGCACCATGTTTATCGAAACCATAGA TTTGAGAGTATGCCAAGGCTCTTATGATGCTGCTTTGATCAGCGCATGGGAGGATTGGGATGAAGATCATGGTTCAGAAAATGATCACCCTAAGGCGTTTCCAGATAACCAG TGCTATGTCGTGTTTGTTTTAGAGCATGGTGGCAAGGATCTGGAAAGCTTTGTACTTCGGAACACTGATGAGGCACAGAGTTTATTGGTCCAG GTTACAGCTGCCCTTGCTGTAGCTGAAGCTGCATATGAATTTGAGCACCGTGATCTTCATTG GGGAAACATTCTTTTAAGTCGGAATGATTCTGTTACAATGCCGTTCACTCTTGAGGGAAAACAGATGTTTATCCAAACATTTGGATTGGGGATGTCAATAATAGATTTCACTCTTTCAAGAATCAACACTG GTGATGACATACTCTTTCTAGACCTATCTTCGGATCCTGAGCTCTTTAAAGGTCCAAAGGGCGATAAACAA TCAGAAACATACCGGAAGATGAAGGAGGTAACAGAAGACTGCTGGGAGGGAAG CTTCCCCCGAACAAATGCACTGTGGTTGATGTACCTGGTGGATGTCTTACTGCTAAAGAAATCATTT GAACGAACTTCAAAAGACGAGAGAGATTTCCGTTCATTGAAGAAGCGTCTCGACAAATACCAGTCAGCCAGAGAAGCACTTCTTGATCCCTCTTTCAGTAATTTGTTGGTTGATGGTGGCATCTGA
- the LOC117630759 gene encoding probable receptor-like protein kinase At5g18500, with the protein MASDLKAELSKEAFFNLKVWEVIGIAVALFIIIILSVLSMCLTSRKKSRKARDKIPLSQIPTVSKEIKEVRVEQVSASEFAPRDGILLTIHDKSSDKESDKIMLHLGMGKSKNGENSSQSGSFNQLENDGGLYQSGEEGSSSTVTVYKASSSYPITAPSPLVGLPEFSHLGWGHWFTLRDLELATNRFSKENVLGEGGYGVVYRGNLINGTPVAVKKILNNLGQAEKEFRVEVEAIGHVRHKNLVRLLGYCVEGTHRILVYEYVNNGNLEQWLHGAMRQHGYLTWEARIKVLLGTAKALAYLHEAIEPKVVHRDIKSSNILIDEDFNAKVSDFGLAKLLGAGTSHVTTRVMGTFGYVAPEYANTGLLNEKSDVYSFGVLLLEAITGRDPVDYGRPAHEVNLVDWLKMMVGSRRSEEVVDPNIEVRPSTRALKRALLTALRCVDPDSEKRPKMGQVVRMLESEEYPIPREDRRHRRTEAGSMDIDSQRENSDTDRSDYPGSRSESKGYQRT; encoded by the exons ATGGCCTCCGATCTGAAAGCAGAGTTATCCAAGGAAGCTTTCTTTAATCTGAAGGTCTGGGAAGTAATTGGAATAGCTGTTGCATTATTTATCATAATTATCCTCTCTGTGCTATCAATGTGCCTTACTTCACGTAAGAAATCAAGGAAAGCTAGGGACAAGATTCCCCTTAGTCAAATCCCAACTGTCTCAAAAGAAATTAAGGAAGTTCGAGTGGAGCAAGTATCTGCAAGTGAATTTGCTCCTCGTGATGGAATTCTTCTCACCATTCACGACAAATCCAGTGACAAAGAATCAGATAAGATCATGCTCCATTTGGGTATGGGCAAATCGAAGAATGGAGAGAATAGCAGCCAGTCAGGTTCATTTAATCAATTAGAAAACGATGGTGGCCTGTACCAATCTGGAGAAGAAGGGAGTTCCAGCACTGTTACGGTGTATAAGGCTTCTTCATCGTATCCAATAACTGCCCCGTCTCCTCTAGTTGGCCTGCCTGAATTCTCTCACTTGGGTTGGGGCCACTGGTTTACATTGAGGGACCTTGAGCTTGCAACAAATCGGTTTTCAAAGGAAAATGTCCTTGGTGAGGGCGGATATGGAGTTGTTTACAGGGGAAATCTCATCAATGGGACTCCAGTGGCCGTTAAAAAGATCCTAAACAACCT AGGCCAAGCAGAGAAAGAATTTAGGGTGGAAGTTGAAGCAATTGGCCATGTGCGCCACAAGAATTTGGTTCGTCTACTGGGATACTGCGTCGAAGGGACTCATAG gaTTTTGGTCTATGAGTATGTCAACAATGGAAATTTGGAGCAATGGCTTCATGGAGCAATGCGTCAGCATGGATATCTCACTTGGGAAGCACGCATAAAGGTTCTCCTTGGAACTGCAAAAGC TCTTGCCTATTTGCATGAGGCCATTGAACCAAAAGTGGTACACCGAGACATTAAATCTAGCAACATATTGATTGACGAAGACTTCAATGCCAAGGTATCTGATTTTGGCCTGGCCAAGCTGCTGGGTGCGGGGACAAGTCATGTGACAACTCGCGTTATGGGAACCTTTGG ATACGTCGCCCCTGAATATGCTAATACCGGACTTTTGAATGAAAAGAGCGACGTGTATAGCTTCGGGGTTTTGCTCTTGGAAGCAATTACTGGAAGAGACCCTGTGGACTATGGTCGCCCTGCACATGAG GTAAATCTGGTCGAttggctaaaaatgatggttGGAAGCAGAAGGTCTGAAGAAGTCGTAGACCCAAACATTGAGGTGAGACCATCAACAAGAGCCCTAAAACGAGCTCTCTTGACTGCTTTGAGGTGTGTTGATCCAGATTCTGAAAAAAGACCCAAGATGGGCCAAGTTGTCCGTATGCTCGAGTCTGAGGAATATCCCATACCAAGAGAG GATCGAAGACACCGAAGAACTGAAGCAGGCAGCATGGACATTGATTCCCAGAGGGAAAATTCAGATACTGATCGGAGTGATTATCCGGGTTCAAGATCAGAAAGCAAAGGCTATCAGCGGACGTAA